The Acinetobacter wuhouensis genome includes the window TGTAAACAACCACCTGATTGAAAAGGTGCTGCCAAACCTAAAGTGGGATATGGGTATAGGAAGTTCAACCGCCCTTTTTGGCGAGTCTGGCGGGTAGGAAGCGGCCGCGCAAGCGCCGCTTTGGGCACAGATCGGGCACAGATCGGGGGTTCATGCGTGGGTTTTCGACATCGCGGGGCCACGCAGCGGCTCAGTGCGTAGCCATTTCTCACCGAATCCCGGCACAGGGCCGAGCGCAGCCCTGCGGGGTCGTGGCCGCATCGGATCGGACTCTGGCTTGGCTGCCGGCTGTGTGGCCGGCGCCTCATCACGCGGCGGGCGGCGGGGCGCGCGCTGCGGGCCGGTAGTGCGCTTGCTCCAGCGCGCCGTGTTTCTCGAAGTGGGCGAGGATGGCGCGAATGGCCTTGGGGTCTTCGATGCTGGCGACGATCCGCACCGCGCCGCCGCAGTGGGCGCAGGTGGTGATGTCGATGGAAAAGACCCGCTTGAGCCGTTGCGCCCAGCTCATCGCACGGCGCTTCTGCTCGGGGCTGCGCGGCTCGTCGTGGGCGCTGACGTCCACTGGCGCCGCATCGCCCGCAGGCCGCCTGCCGCGCCCCGAGGGCGTCAGCTGCGCGCGCAGGTTTGCATTCGGGGCGAATACGCCGTGGAAGCGGGTGAGATGCGCGCGTGGCGGCGGGACCAGTGCCGCCAGCTTGGCGATGAAGTCCACCGCATCCCATTCGACATGCGTGGTGCCATTGCGCCACGGCGTCTTGAGCTGGTAACGCACCCTGCCCTGTGGCGAGATCGATAGCCGCTGCTCGCTGATCGCCGGGCGCGTGATGTAGCGGCACAGCTTTTCGAGCTTGTGGCTTTCGTGTGCTTCCGCGGCCACGCCGGCATGCAGCGAGAAGCCGCCGACCTTGCCGGCGTCGCCCTCCAGCGGACCGGCGTCGCCAGGCAGCGTTTGCAGCGTGACGACCTTGCGGCCAGCGTCGCGACCGGTGGCGATGCGGTAGGTCATCGAACTCATCCGCAGCCCATCCATGCCGTCGTCGCTACCCGCGCTGTCGGACAGGAACACGGATTCGTCTTCGCCTTCGAGCCAGCCGCGGCGCGACAGGTGCCGGCACACGCGATGCGCGATGGTGTTGGCCAGTTCCGTCAGTTGCGCCGATGTGGGCGCACGGGTGCGGTGCAGGCGCGGCTTGCGCTGCGGACGCTCGGTGGTGTCCTCGTACACGCCGTCGAGCCACAGCATGTGGAAGTGGATGTTGAGATTCAGCGCGCTGCCGAAGCGCTGGATCAGGGTCACCACGCCGCATTGCGCCGTATCCCGCGGCACGCCGGCCTGATCGGCAAGCCAACCGGCGATCACACGATGCACGATGCCCAGCACCGGGCCGATCGCCTCAGGCTTGCTGGCGAACAGGAAGCGCAACGGGTACGGGAAACTCAGCACCCATTGCCGCACCGGCCGCGGGCCGAACACCTCGTCCACCAGATGCCGCGCCGACTCGGCCATG containing:
- a CDS encoding IS91 family transposase, whose product is MPRLTAPRRQAEVCAPLPAAHAAARYARHLPERTLLYALVQAHYPDFIARLEAEDRPLPEYVREEFETYLRCGVLEHGFLRVVCEHCRAERLVAYSCKKRGLCPSCGARRMAESARHLVDEVFGPRPVRQWVLSFPYPLRFLFASKPEAIGPVLGIVHRVIAGWLADQAGVPRDTAQCGVVTLIQRFGSALNLNIHFHMLWLDGVYEDTTERPQRKPRLHRTRAPTSAQLTELANTIAHRVCRHLSRRGWLEGEDESVFLSDSAGSDDGMDGLRMSSMTYRIATGRDAGRKVVTLQTLPGDAGPLEGDAGKVGGFSLHAGVAAEAHESHKLEKLCRYITRPAISEQRLSISPQGRVRYQLKTPWRNGTTHVEWDAVDFIAKLAALVPPPRAHLTRFHGVFAPNANLRAQLTPSGRGRRPAGDAAPVDVSAHDEPRSPEQKRRAMSWAQRLKRVFSIDITTCAHCGGAVRIVASIEDPKAIRAILAHFEKHGALEQAHYRPAARAPPPAA